The Gemmatimonadales bacterium genome includes the window GCCAGCTGGGTGAGGCCCGCGATGATGCCGACGCCGGCGCCCAGGATCGTGTCGCGGCGCGCCAGGCCCGGCGCCGTGTCGCGCACCGCGATGATCTGCACGGTGTCGGTCCCGACCGCCGACGAGGCCGTGCCGACCTCGTAGAACAAGTGGCCGCTCGGCGCCCCGGCCAGAGCCCGGAGGTTCTCCCACGCCATGTAGCCGCGGTTGGTAAACGGCGCTGGCTGCGCCGGCGTCGGCGTCGTCGAGTAGACCGCCAGCACGCTGTCGCACGCCGCTATCGCGCCCGCCCGGCACGTGGCGCCCACGTAGAGCGGGCGGTCCGACAGGTCGAACTCCGTGACGATGATGTCGAGGCCGCCGCCGGCGTTGGTACTCGTTTTCACCGTCTGGACGAGGTAGTTCGGCAGCCGGTGCCGGCGGCGCTCCACCCGGGCCGCCGAGACGTCCACGATCGACAGGTTCGTGCCGCCCGAGTTCGCCACGATCACGGTGTCGGCGTTGCTGCCGAGCGTGTCCCTCGGCCACAGCGCGATCCCCACCGGGCGCGAGCCGATCGGGATGCCCGGCGCGAACGTGCTGTCGTTGAGCTGGAAGATCTCGAGCCGGTTGAGCGTCGTGTTCGAGAGGTACAGCTCGTTCCGGTTCCGGTTGTAGATCGCGTCGCCGATCTGGCCGCCCAGCGGCAGCGCGATCGTCTTCCCCGCCACCACCGTCAGCGTGTCCGTCGCGGCCGGCGACGCGATGGGCGTGGTCCCGGTGGTCGAGACGCCGCGGTTCGAGGTCGGCACTACCGCGTCACGAGCGAAGGCCTCGATGGTGACTTGGCGCGGGTAAGTGGAGATGCTGTCCAGCGTGAGCTGGAACCGCTGCGTCACGTCGGTGAGGGCGCCGGAGAAGAGCACGCTGTCGGCACGCACGATGGCGCTGCTCCCCAGTTGCCGGACGACGAAGCCGACCCAGGTGATGCCGCTGGCGTCGGTGGCACGCACGCTGATGCTGTCGTCCACCTCCACGCGGCTGTCGACGGTGAACGTGACCAGGGGCGGCGTCACGTCGCCGGTGACGCTCTGCACCGTGATCGACACGCCCCCGACAGTGCCCGACGGGTCGTTCAGGGAGTCCACTCCGAATGGAGTGATGACGATGTTGCCGAGGGGCGTGCCCACGGGGATCGTCAGAGTGTCGATGAACGTCAGAGCATCTGGCAGCGCTCCCCCGGAGGGGATCGCGATGACCGAGTCCTGCGCCGTGACCACGCCGGTGGCCCGCCAGCCCAGGATGCGCACGCCCTGCGGGTCCACGCCGCTGACTTCGATCGCGACGCTCTTGCCCACCGACGTGAACGAGCCGTCGGACGGCCGGACGATCGACACGACCGGCCCGTTGACGATGCGGACCTGCGCGGTGTCGGCGCCGATGTTGCCGGAGGAGTCCTGCGCCGTCACGATGATCTGCACGTTCTCCGACGTGGAATCGCCGGGAAGAAACCGCAGGTACCGGGTGAAGGTGGTGTCGGTCGCCTGGGCCAGCGTGACCGATCGCGACACGTACCGCGTCACGGTGGTGCCGGTGCCGAGCGAGTCCACCCCGCGGAGCGCCACCCCGGCGAACACGACCCCGGCGACCCCGCGGTTGTCCTCGACCCGCACGTTGACGCGCACGCTGTCGCCGACCGTCACCGGGAAGTTGGCGACGTTAGGCAGGTTGATCGTCACCGTGGGCTTCTGGCGGTCCTCGAAGCTCACCACGATGGGCGTGCCGAGCACGGCCTTGCCCAGCTTGTCGCGGCCGAACGGCGTGATCGTGTCCACGCCGAGCGCCGTAGAGGCGGGCACCGTCAGGGTGCGGGTGATGGTGTCCTGCACCTGGAGCGGCGGGGCGATCACCGCGAGCGTGTCCGCGCCGGGCGCGACGCCCCTGGCGATGAAGCCCAGGATGCGCACGCTATCGGGGTCGCGGCCGATCAGCGTGATCGCCAGCGGGACGCCGACCGGCTGGCGGCTGCCGTTCGCCGGCGACGACACCCGGACGAACGGCCCCTGCACGATCCGGATGCGCAGCAGCACCTTGGTCCGGTTGCCGCCGACGTCGAAGATCGTGGCCTCGAGGAACACGGAATCGGACGGCGTCGAGTCGCTCACCACGGGATCGAGGATGCGCGTGAGCACCACGCTGTCCGACTGGGTGGCGAGACGCGCCACGCGGACGTTGAACCGGAGGATCTGCTGGTCCGTGCCGAGCGCCGAGTCGCCCCGCTGCTGGAAGCCGCGGAACACCACGCTGTCCAAACCCGCGCGGTCCTGGGCGCGGAAGGTGATGCGCAGGCTGTCGCCGGCCACCACCTGGGAATCCTGCGGCGGGCTGAGGAAGGTCCCGAACGGCGCCAGCGTGTCGGCCACCTGGATCGAAACGTCGGCCGAGGTGGTGTCGTTGAGCGACGGGCTGCCGTCGAAGGCGAAGGCATGGACCGTATACGTCCCCGGGTTCAGCGTGTCGGGGACCGTCAACTGGAAGGTGTCGGTCTTGGACTCGACGCGCGGCGAGTACCGGGGCTTCGCGACCTGGGTGATGGTCCTCGGCTGGCCGAGCGCGTCCCTGGTTTGGAAGAGCCGAACGCCCATCGAGTCGATGCCCGACGGATCCGTCGCCTTGACGACGACCGTGAGCGTGGCACCCGCGGCGACCGACGCGCCGCTGCCCGGCTGCCGGACGGTGATGACCGGCGGCTGCGGGTCCTCGACGACGACGTTGATGGTCGTGGTCGCGGTGTTGCCGGTGACGTCGGCCGCGGTGGCCGTGATCGCGAGGCGCTGGCCCGCCGCGTTGGCGGGGAGCGGCACGGTGAACGACCGCGTGACGTCGGTGGTTGCGGTCGTGTTGGTGGTGTCGAGCACCGTGGTGTCGAGCGTGAAGCCGCC containing:
- a CDS encoding Ig-like domain-containing protein encodes the protein MAKIVGSRVPRLVARLAALTGCVLAVSYCGEQGRFGGITPPGGDTENPVVTVTFPGGAADTVVDITDSLKFTVRVTDNAQVAAIQVRVAGLGGFTLDTTVLDTTNTTATTDVTRSFTVPLPANAAGQRLAITATAADVTGNTATTTINVVVEDPQPPVITVRQPGSGASVAAGATLTVVVKATDPSGIDSMGVRLFQTRDALGQPRTITQVAKPRYSPRVESKTDTFQLTVPDTLNPGTYTVHAFAFDGSPSLNDTTSADVSIQVADTLAPFGTFLSPPQDSQVVAGDSLRITFRAQDRAGLDSVVFRGFQQRGDSALGTDQQILRFNVRVARLATQSDSVVLTRILDPVVSDSTPSDSVFLEATIFDVGGNRTKVLLRIRIVQGPFVRVSSPANGSRQPVGVPLAITLIGRDPDSVRILGFIARGVAPGADTLAVIAPPLQVQDTITRTLTVPASTALGVDTITPFGRDKLGKAVLGTPIVVSFEDRQKPTVTINLPNVANFPVTVGDSVRVNVRVEDNRGVAGVVFAGVALRGVDSLGTGTTVTRYVSRSVTLAQATDTTFTRYLRFLPGDSTSENVQIIVTAQDSSGNIGADTAQVRIVNGPVVSIVRPSDGSFTSVGKSVAIEVSGVDPQGVRILGWRATGVVTAQDSVIAIPSGGALPDALTFIDTLTIPVGTPLGNIVITPFGVDSLNDPSGTVGGVSITVQSVTGDVTPPLVTFTVDSRVEVDDSISVRATDASGITWVGFVVRQLGSSAIVRADSVLFSGALTDVTQRFQLTLDSISTYPRQVTIEAFARDAVVPTSNRGVSTTGTTPIASPAATDTLTVVAGKTIALPLGGQIGDAIYNRNRNELYLSNTTLNRLEIFQLNDSTFAPGIPIGSRPVGIALWPRDTLGSNADTVIVANSGGTNLSIVDVSAARVERRRHRLPNYLVQTVKTSTNAGGGLDIIVTEFDLSDRPLYVGATCRAGAIAACDSVLAVYSTTPTPAQPAPFTNRGYMAWENLRALAGAPSGHLFYEVGTASSAVGTDTVQIIAVRDTAPGLARRDTILGAGVGIIAGLTQLA